One region of Sphingomonas abietis genomic DNA includes:
- a CDS encoding IS701 family transposase, whose amino-acid sequence MVRRPWMTGASIEATLELWASSLRDVKSRMRGLFTQERVAASANLFLDGLLSDERRKTGWMRAEAAGDPGPWRQQAILGRGRWEADELRDIVRDYVVESLATDEAVLVIDETGFLKQGKASCGVARQYTGSAGKITNCQIGVFVAYVSARGHAFIDRALYLPKSWTGDPARLAATHVPEALAFATKPALAVQMIQRALAAKVPFSWVAADAVYGVGDVEQALRRACKGYVLGVKSDHYFGSWGDKPPVAGKAEEIAQDLDADAWKRLSAGEGTKGARLHDWAYCELADLDADEYDETKSGVWTRGLLIRRNISDGDLAYFTTWCPAGTNIQTLVAVEGRRWAIEDSFETTKNELGLDHNESRSWHGWHRHVSLVMLAFAMMAVIRYRANAVTPPKRSRTRTVRI is encoded by the coding sequence ATGGTAAGGAGGCCGTGGATGACGGGTGCATCGATAGAAGCGACACTGGAGTTGTGGGCGTCCTCGCTGCGGGACGTGAAGAGCCGTATGCGCGGGTTGTTCACGCAGGAGCGCGTTGCGGCGTCTGCGAACCTGTTTCTGGACGGCTTGCTGAGTGACGAGCGCCGCAAGACGGGTTGGATGCGCGCCGAGGCTGCAGGGGATCCGGGGCCTTGGCGGCAACAGGCTATTTTGGGCCGCGGGCGATGGGAGGCAGACGAGCTTCGCGACATCGTACGAGACTATGTTGTTGAGAGCCTTGCGACCGACGAGGCAGTCCTGGTCATCGACGAGACCGGTTTCCTCAAGCAAGGCAAGGCTTCCTGTGGCGTTGCGCGTCAATATACCGGATCGGCTGGCAAGATCACGAACTGCCAGATCGGTGTATTCGTGGCCTATGTATCGGCTCGCGGGCACGCGTTTATCGATCGCGCTTTGTATCTTCCAAAGAGCTGGACGGGTGATCCCGCACGACTTGCCGCAACCCATGTCCCTGAAGCGTTAGCCTTCGCCACCAAGCCGGCTTTGGCTGTTCAGATGATACAGCGGGCTTTGGCGGCCAAGGTCCCATTTTCATGGGTCGCGGCGGACGCCGTATATGGGGTCGGTGACGTCGAGCAGGCCCTGCGTCGAGCCTGCAAGGGCTACGTTCTCGGCGTGAAGTCGGATCACTATTTTGGCTCTTGGGGCGACAAGCCCCCGGTCGCAGGCAAGGCGGAGGAGATCGCACAAGACCTCGATGCAGACGCATGGAAACGCCTGTCCGCTGGTGAGGGCACAAAGGGCGCCCGTCTTCATGACTGGGCATATTGCGAGCTCGCCGATCTCGATGCCGATGAATATGACGAGACGAAATCAGGCGTGTGGACCCGGGGCCTGCTGATCCGCCGTAACATCAGCGACGGTGACCTGGCCTACTTCACGACCTGGTGCCCGGCCGGCACCAACATCCAGACACTCGTCGCTGTCGAAGGCCGTCGTTGGGCGATTGAAGATAGCTTCGAGACCACCAAAAACGAACTCGGCCTCGATCATAACGAAAGCCGTTCGTGGCATGGCTGGCATCGCCACGTCTCTCTGGTCATGCTCGCCTTCGCCATGATGGCGGTGATCCGATACCGCGCCAATGCCGTGACGCCCCCAAAAAGATCGAGGACGCGGACCGTCAGGATCTGA